TTCTAACAGATAGCACGGTGTCTTACTGAGAGAGCTGCTTACGTTTCCCTTTGAAGTCTCAACAAGTTTTGCGATTTCGGAGATACCTTTGCCTTCCCAAATATGATAATAGCAATGCTCTAATTGAGTTGATGTCAAACTGAGGAATGTGGTGAGTAAAAGAAGAGAGTAGACTACTGCATTTGTCTCCTTCTCTGAACCTTCCTTATCTATTTTGAAACCTGCAGTTCTAGCCATGTATTTCATTTGTTTGATTTCGTCAATGGCTTCTCTTGCATTCCAGAAGGCAGGACCATCGCATTCATCGGCCTCTTCCTTCTTGATTACAATCTTGCCAGTTCCAAGGCCGACCCGGAATCTCAGCTCTCTCATGAGTAGGTTATGAAACAGAAACACTATTGGTTGCCAGCTATTAATCAGCAGCTCGATACTATCCCCTTGGGTCAAGGAGGAATGTGCATGGCAATATTCCTCAAAACGCTTATCCACTTCATGCAACAATTCACGCAATGCCCTATCCAGTTCTTTGCGTTCGCTAGCATCGGCATCCCTTGACGCAACAATGTCGATAATAGCAGCAATCATCTCTCAATCACCCAATCAGAAGGAATCTGAAACCCATCCATGAGAAAGCAAGGCCCAATGTTATGCTCATGAGCGTGCCGAGAATATACCAATCAGCACATTCCCGATAGGTCGTATCTCGACTCGAATACCTGAAAATCGCTTTTGCAGCAACTATTACAGAGAGAAAACTCAGAATCGATGAAAATGATAATTCTGCGTCATAGTATGCGATTAGGAATGCTAGGTATACTAGAGTTCGCTCCGTGTAACCAATGAGATATCCTCCGTCTTTCAAACCGCCACACTTCCTTGCGATATCCTTACCACTTTCTAGTTGTGAAAACATAAAATCAATGAGCGTCCCCGGTAAGGATAAAGTGAGCAGATAGATGAAGACTAAATCTAGAAATGGTTCGTAGATTGGCGCTATTGAAAATATTCTGACTATGAATAGAACGGCGGCACTGATTAGAATTAATGCTGATCCAATAATACCCTGTTTCTCCATGTATGTGCACATCCTAGTGTGTCATTACCCCTATACAGTAATTCAAGTTAACCCTTTCGATTAAGAACTCACATTGTTTAACTTTACATTAAACATATGACCGTCTCTCCTGCTTGACACGGAAAAGAAAACAACGGAATACCGAACTCATATTCGGGGCTTTGTTGGGGGCAAAAGGTAGTTACTGAGCTAAGAAGTGGGTACCATTTCCCCTGAGTTAATCTTATCTGAGAAGATACGAAATGATTCTCTGACCAGAAGGTGATTTTCAACAAATGACATTTTCTCGAAGTTTTTCCGATGAGGATCTCAGCATATTGCTTCGAATTCAGGATTTTGTTAGAACCGCCCATGCACATAGTGATAGCCATGACTATTCGCATGTGTTTACAGTTTGTAAGTATGCAACAGACATAGCAAAGAACATTCCTCAAGAAGTTGATCCATTCATTACGATAGCAGGTGCTCTATTGCATGACATTGGGAAAACAACAAGACATTTCTCTCACCTTCACGGCCTCTTAGGCGCAACCCTTACGGAGGAATTCCTAGATGCACTGAGAATCGATACTGAAATCAGGGATGCAGTCTGCCGGGTTGTAGTTCGACATACTCCAACTTCGAATATCCCGCCAGAATCCCCTGAAGAGAAAGTAGTCTATGACGCAGATACACTCGATCGGCTTGGTTTGATGGGCCTACTGAGAGGATTCGTTGGAAAACGAGGGAGCATGGATCAGATTCTCACCAAATACATGGAGAAGAGGAAGATGGATTATGACAAGCTCAACTATGACT
The genomic region above belongs to Candidatus Thorarchaeota archaeon and contains:
- a CDS encoding HD domain-containing protein, which gives rise to MTFSRSFSDEDLSILLRIQDFVRTAHAHSDSHDYSHVFTVCKYATDIAKNIPQEVDPFITIAGALLHDIGKTTRHFSHLHGLLGATLTEEFLDALRIDTEIRDAVCRVVVRHTPTSNIPPESPEEKVVYDADTLDRLGLMGLLRGFVGKRGSMDQILTKYMEKRKMDYDKLNYDYSRKVGDSMQSELMDFILLIEYRLAKRMASIENVVSEIV